One window of the Candidatus Zixiibacteriota bacterium genome contains the following:
- a CDS encoding hypothetical protein (Evidence 5 : Unknown function), translating into MRRIVILILFIIPSLGGANTTPLYSIGAGPGAGNLLGGRPPWFTISPLLQCQLEARLKGHWFLALTFASGKNYDDSSARTNFKFGSDKNTRSRSHVSRDLILTFKYRKDIVANELSLFGGFGGGISIWAFKDKEGESILPVEGPHGETVNFSATEIIIGPSVGLEYQLSARWRLSLESRISYLTGAGSEFAEAVEDARPPWKAAITVNLNYLFGGRSQSLSQNDERRHPAKQQSEERDTISTIIGQNLLAAPTVPKPASSPPVAPQLDSDNDGIPDFSDFCPGTESAVRGKIDINGCPIDTDCDGIPDYRDRCPDNIIGGIVDKEGCPIDSDGDGVPDGLDDCPGSVSGLTVNSSGCLDDGIFAKAIIIPVRYRPGSFELDPGAISRLDTLALAMKVVTTAKMQIYGYGDDSGNTEENLTLSQKRANRVKDYLVSRGIAGDRLTPTGRGPRPSNIGDNIELRFNR; encoded by the coding sequence ATGCGACGGATCGTGATATTGATTCTTTTCATTATACCGTCCCTGGGAGGAGCGAATACCACACCGCTATATTCAATCGGAGCGGGGCCGGGCGCCGGGAATCTACTGGGAGGCAGACCACCATGGTTCACAATTTCTCCCCTTTTGCAGTGCCAATTGGAAGCCCGGTTGAAAGGGCACTGGTTTCTCGCACTTACATTTGCATCCGGCAAAAATTACGATGATTCGTCGGCCCGTACCAATTTTAAATTCGGCTCCGATAAAAATACACGTTCCCGCTCCCATGTCAGCCGTGATCTGATACTCACTTTTAAATATCGCAAAGATATTGTGGCAAATGAATTGTCTCTTTTTGGCGGTTTCGGCGGCGGAATTTCCATCTGGGCCTTCAAGGATAAAGAGGGCGAATCGATTCTTCCGGTGGAAGGGCCGCACGGCGAAACGGTCAACTTCTCCGCCACCGAAATCATTATCGGCCCGTCAGTCGGATTGGAATATCAACTTTCCGCACGCTGGCGGCTTTCATTGGAATCGAGAATTTCATATTTAACCGGGGCCGGTTCAGAATTTGCCGAAGCCGTCGAGGATGCCCGTCCGCCCTGGAAGGCGGCCATTACGGTCAATCTAAATTATCTTTTTGGCGGACGTTCCCAGTCCCTTTCGCAAAACGATGAAAGGCGACATCCGGCAAAACAGCAATCCGAAGAGCGCGACACGATTTCGACTATCATCGGACAGAATCTTCTCGCAGCGCCGACTGTGCCGAAACCGGCATCATCGCCCCCAGTAGCGCCTCAGCTCGATAGCGATAATGACGGTATCCCGGATTTTTCCGATTTCTGCCCCGGGACCGAATCCGCCGTCAGAGGAAAGATAGATATTAATGGGTGCCCAATCGATACGGACTGTGACGGAATTCCGGACTACAGAGACAGGTGTCCGGACAATATTATTGGTGGGATCGTCGATAAAGAGGGATGTCCCATAGACAGTGACGGTGATGGTGTCCCCGACGGGCTTGACGATTGCCCCGGGAGCGTTTCCGGATTGACTGTCAACAGTTCGGGATGCCTTGATGACGGCATATTCGCAAAAGCGATAATTATTCCGGTACGGTATCGTCCCGGTTCCTTTGAATTGGATCCGGGTGCAATATCGAGATTGGACACTCTCGCCCTGGCCATGAAAGTAGTCACGACAGCCAAAATGCAAATTTATGGATATGGCGACGATTCCGGCAATACTGAGGAAAATCTGACCCTGTCCCAAAAGCGGGCCAATCGTGTGAAGGATTATCTG